In Bubalus bubalis isolate 160015118507 breed Murrah chromosome 20, NDDB_SH_1, whole genome shotgun sequence, the sequence TGgacaagtgacttaacctctagGAGCCTGGTCTCATCTGTAAGCCCAGGGGTGTTGCACGACCTAGGTCAGCGGACTGTTACCAGAACATGGTGAGATAAGACAGTAAAGAGCTTAGGATGGAATTTGACATGCAATAAGCGCCATCAAGTCCCTGCCATTGTTCTGAGTCTTTCAGTGATGCTGACATAGAAGAATGTTAGTCATATAGATCCTCGATAAACTGGTTGCTTTGACCTGGCATCAGTCAGTGGCCAAGGGACTCACTGTATGGTCTGACCCAGGCATGGTACCCTTCTCTCTCTTGCAGGATAATGGCACTCTCCATCACGCGGGGCCTTCTGCTGCTGGCAGCCCTGTGCTGCCTGGCCCCCATCTCCCTGGCTGGAGTTCTCCAAGGACACGCTGTCCAAGAGACAGATGATACATCCCACCAGGAAGCAGCCTGCCACAAGATTGCCCCCAACCTGGCCAACTTTGCTTTCAGCATATACCACCATTTGGCCCATCAGTCCAACACCAGCAACATCTTCTTCTCCCCTGTGAGCATCGCTTCAGCCTTTGCGATGCTGTCCCTGGGAGCCAAGGGCAATACTCACACTGAGATCCTGACAGGCCTGGGTTTCAACCTCACTGAGCTCACAGAGGCTGAGATCCACAAAGGCTTTCAGCATCTTCTCCACACTCTGAACCAGCCAAACCACCAGCTGCAACTGACCACTGGCAATGGTTTGTTCATCAATGAGAGTGCAAAGCTAGTGGATACGTTTTTGGAGGATGTCAAGAATCTGTATCACTCCGAAGCCTTCTCCATCAACTTCAGGGATGCTGAGGAGGCCAAGAAGAAGATCAACGATTATGTAGAGAAGGGAAGCCATGGAAAAATTGTGGATTTGGTAAAGGTTCTTGACCCAAACACAGTTTTTGCTCTGGTGAATTACATTTCCTTTAAAGGTAAGGTTGCATAACCAGTTTGAGCTTTTTCACACAGAAACACCCACAAAATATTCTCAGACACTCAGTTCTTAACTTTCCTGGCAGCACAGAACGGGATATAGCTGTGCATCTCTGCATGTGTTATTCAATTTTCCACACATGACCACTAAAACTTCCTGTGATCAAATAGGGTTAGGGAATTATGGATTAAACAAAGTACCTTCATCTCTGCAGGACTTTTCAGAGCCCTAAATGTCCTAACATGCATTGTAAATTCCTACCTGGGAGAGGTGTATGATATGCAGTGCCTCCCAAAAtagagtcagaaaaacaaatcccGAACCACGCTTCTGACAAGTGCAACGCAGAGAAAGTAGTGACACCTTTGGAGTCAGGAAGACCAGGATTTAAACTCTTCCTCTACCACATGAGACTCCACGAAATGGAAATTCTGGATCCTATATCAGCCTTGCATTATTCTCCCCCAAAGTCTTTCCTGTAGACTGCTGGTTCACTTTagacccattttgcagatggtaAAACTgaggtttggggcttcccaggtggctcaggggtaaagaatccacctgccaatgcagaagcacaggagatgtgggtttgagccctgggtcaggaagctcctttgaagtaggaaatggcaaacccctctagtattcttgcctgggaaatcccatggacagaggagcctggtgggctacagtccatggggtctcaaagcgtCGGACACAAGCACACACGcaaacctgaggctcagagagaagtaCCTCACCAGGAGGCTCAGGGCTCCTTTATTCCCCCACTGTTACTAAACCTTCTCCCACCCTTGGTTGATGTCCGCTGTCTCTTCTCTCCAGGAAAATGGGAGAAGCCCTTCGAGGTGAAGCACACCACAGAGAGGGACTTCCATGTGGACGAGCAAACCACCGTGAAGGTGCCCATGATGAACCGCCTGGGCATGTTTGACCTCCACTACTGCGACAAGCTCGCCAGCTGGGTGCTGCTGTTGGACTACGTGGGCAACGTCACCGCCTGCTTCATCCTGCCCGACCTGGGGAAACTGCAGCAGCTGGAGGACAAGCTCAACAACGAACTCCTCGCCAAGTTCCTGGAAAAGAAATATGCAAGGTGATCTCCCAAACAGACCGACCCGGGAGCTGCCACATCTGGTCCAGTCAGAGGGTGGGGGGATAGACCCACCGACCACAGCCATGACCGCTGTGTGTCTGCTTCCAACAGAGGCCAGAATGCATGCACGTGGTACCAGACAGACTCCATGGGAGGGCTGGTGCCCAGGGGTGAGGAGTGAAAGTCCTGTCCTTGAGGACTTCCTCCCTAGCCTGGACACTGCCCGTTCCTGGTGCACAGGGAGAGCAATGTCAAATACATGTTGTTGGCAAACCCAGAAAGAAGAGGATGGACTTCCCGGCAAAGGTGGCAGTTGAATGTAGATTACAGGATAGAGTGTGGATTACAGGCTAAAAAGTTCACGGCaggatgggggcgggggaggggaggataaTGCTTGGAGAGGCTGAAAAAGCCAACGCCCAGAGCAGGAAACTCCAGCACCTCTTTGAGGCTGGTTCTGATTCCTCTGTCATTAGATGAGTGTGGTTCGACCAGGTCTCCATCATGCACTCCATATCAGTACCTGTCTCTGTGTTTGTAAATATGCCCAGGCCCGGATGAGCAATTTTATCATGTATAacataaaacaaagatgaaaatacagaaaagtactcCTCACGCCCTCAACAGATGTCACTCAGGACCTGCCACCACACCCCACAGTCCCCTGGAATCCTGGCCCTGGGGGGAGTCCCAGTCTAGGGGGTGCGAAAAAACTCTACAGGGAAGTAGTGAGTACAATCCTTCCAGGGGACACCCCAGATCCTCCGGAGGCCTTCTCAGAGGAGGTGGCCCTTGAGAGGCTCTGCAGGACAAGAGGATGGCTCTGATTCTAATATCCTCTGACCCTGGGCGTAGAGGAACTAAAAGTGGAATAAACCGAAGTGTGAGAGCAGGGGGAGAGGGCGCCAACTGGAAAGAACAAccagaaaaggaaacattttaaactctgtgactttttttttttcatgacagtTCTGCCAATTTACATTTGCCCAAACTGTCCATTTCTGAAACGTATGATCTGAAAACTGTCCTGGGCGATGTGGGCATCACCGAGGTCTTCAGCAATGCGGCTGACCTCTCAGGGGTCACCAAGGAACAGCCTCTGAAGGTGTCCAAGGTGAGTGTGTCCCTGGCGTCTGTAGGTCAGCATGCTTGCAGGGCCACAGCCCTGGGGCGAGGCTGAGGAAAGGGCAGAGGGACGCAGGCATGCCTGCAGACCAAGGCCCCTGAGGAATGCCATCGCTCCACCACGACGGCAGTGTGGTCAGCTGACAGAGGGGAGGAGGTGGCCTCACGTGCTTGGCACGAGGTTGTGTCACTTACTCTCTGTCTCATCCTTGGCCGGGGACTTCCCTTTTTTGGGTCCCTATAACCCCCTACTTACAGACAGAGACTTAGGCTCGGGGATTGCCAAGACCTTTTGGCCCCTGCATCTGATACTCCGGGAACTACTGGCGAATCACTGAGTCTGAGTGATTTCAACCAAAGATGCCGTTTATTCAGGGGAATTACAGGTGCCCAAGAAAACAACTATGGTTCAGTGACAGTTTGTGAATGGAGTACTTGGGTGGGGACAAGGCACATGGAGGCAGCCCTCAAAGTCCTGCTCCCCAAGGAGCTTAGTATCTGGTTCCACAAATGAGAGGGGAGCCAAGGAGACAGAGAGCAGGAAAATCTTCTCTCCCCTGAGGCGATGGGTTGTTTCCCAGGAAGGCTGGGGAGGAAGAGGCTGGGGTACCCTCGTGGATCAGACAGAGGCCTTGCGAGCATCCCTTGTGTGTCCACTGCAGGGCCGGGTAGACAGcgatggggaaggacaggaggCAAGGAGAGAGGCCAGAGGGTGCCCCACCCAGGGCAAGGCACTCCTCCCCGCCTGGCTCCCAGGCCTGGGTGGGGGCTGTCTCCACTCACACATGACCTCGTTGCTCTCCCCGCTTCCAGGCGCTCCACAAGGCTGCGCTGACCATCGATGAGAAAGGGACAGAAGCTGCCGGGTCCATGTTTCTGGAAGCCATCCCCATGTCCCTTCCCCCAGACGTCGAGTTCAACAGACCCTTCCTCTGCATCCTCTACGATAGAAACACCAAGTCTCCCCTCTTCGTGGGAAAGGTGGTGAATCCCACCCAAGCCTAACTGCCTCTCGGGGTTCAGCCTTCCCCTCCCAGGCCAGGTCCCCCCACTCCCTCCATGGCATTAAAGGATGACTGACCTAGCCCGAGCTTGCGTGTGGCGTGTCAACCCTTCGTCCTCTTGCATCTGAGTCTTTCTTTGCATCCCCAGGATGTGTGCGGAATCTGGGCCATGGCCCTCCTTCATGTGTCCACTGCATTAAGATGCCTTAGCATTTACACTGCCCAACCCTGCGCTCGGCCAGGCTGAAAGGTCAACTGAATCCCACAGCTTCCTGCCTCTCCCCCAGTCACTACGGAAAAGCTCCAGGCTTTCCAGTCTCCTCTGGGGTCCCCAAGGGGAAACCCCACAGGCTGGGAATCCAGCCCATGGCCCCTACCTCCGTCCAGTGTCCAACGGGTCCTCCTGCTCAGCCCCATTCCCACTGGTCTCACTGTGGCCCCCACTTAGAGCCCCTCAGCTGCAGGCTGCCACTGCTTCCAGAGCCTTCAGCTCACACGGGGACACTGGGCTGCAGCATCTCCAGCAGCAGAGATAGGAATCGGGTCCTCTCCTTGTCCCACATCATCACCTGAGCCAGGCTTGGACACTGACCGCTCACAGGTCTCTCCTGCCAAAGGCTCTGGTTGGTGTTTGCAGGGGCCCTTTCCCATGAGGCTGGACTGGGAACACATATTTCTGTCCTTGTCACTCCATCTCTGCCCCAGGACCCTCAAACATGCCATTCCTAGAGGCAAGTCTCATCTCCCCCGTGAAGAGAAGGTCCCGGTATATATCACTTGTTCAAACTTCCCCAGGATGTCAGCCTCCCCCCCACAAGATCACTTACCCTACACCCTCTTGTATTCCCTAATCACGTGGCCAAGGTGCCCTGGATGGCTCTGGAAAGTCCTGACAATGATTCCGAAGTCACAGGAGGGGAAATAGAGCAGATCATCAACCCCCagtccccctgcccctgccctccctTAGCTAAGCTGTGTCAGGGGCCGTATTTCCACTTGTCTTGCTCCTGTGTTCCTGCCCCGGAGCAGTTCCTGTGGTCTCTGGCTGGAAACCACAGCTCCCAGGCCACAGTTAAAGGATGTCTCAGGAGCAGACCCTTTCACTGAGGGCCACATGGCTCCTTTCCACCCCCCAAGGCCCTGCAGGGGGGCTGCTGCAGTCAGAAGGCCTGCTGGACCCCAGCCTGAAGGAGCCAGCTCCCCAGACTCTCATGGGAATATACTTGTCCCGGAGAAGTACAGCCCCATCCTACACAAATCCAGTGATCACCATCTAGCTTCTCATTGGGATGAGCGCACAACTAAAGAAAAGGCTTGAGTCACATCAAATGTATACCATTCAAGTCAAAAGGGCCACATTTGTGCAATTTCACAGAACTGAACATAATGGATGAAGATCAGACCATTTCCCAAATAAGCCTCACATCTCTTGAGTTTTCTCTGCCTAGAGACTTCCAACTTCCACAAATTCAATTAATGACATGACTATCACCCAGCACCCAGAATGAGGCCAAACCTGAGGGTCTAAAGAACTTGGATCAAGTCCAGACTCTGCCACTTCCCGACTGTGTGATTTTAGCAGTCATCAAACCTCTCTCAATATCCTCCTCAAAACATATTTTGAGGTGCTTGAGGTTCACATCAGAGTACTAAAACAGCTTTTTAAAGGACAACAGAGGAGGGCGCTGGTGTAAGGGACAAGGTTTGCTGACTCTCTGAGCTCCTTCTCTAAGCCTGGCTCCCTGGGAGGAGCCGTGCACACATTTTCTTGTTGAATCCTCATGGCAGCCCTGTGATGTTGAGAGTGGAGTTGCTCTGCTCTTCTGTGTGGCCCTttgtgcagatgaagaaactgaggctcagagaggctcgtCATCTCTTTCAAGGTCATGGCAAGTGACAAAGTAGGATTTAGAGGCTCTCCTTATTCTTCCAAACCCCACCACATCATACTAGATGgatctgttcagtcactcagtcatgcctgactctgcaaccccatggactgcagtacatcaggcttccctgtccttcactatctcactaaaactcatgtccatcatgtcagtgatgccatgcaaccatctcatcctctgtcatccccttctcctcctgccctcaatctttcccagcatcagagtcttttcaaatgagtcaggtcttcgcatcaggtggccaaagtattggagtttcagcttcagcatcagtccccccaatgaacacccaggactgatctcctttaggatggactggttggatctccttgcagtccaagggactctcaagagtcttctccaaaaccacagttcaaaagcatcaattcttcagtgctcagctttctttatagtccaactctcacatccatacatgaccactggaaaaaccatagccttgactaggcggacctttgttgacaaagtaatgtctctgctttttaatatgctgtctaggttggtcacaactttccttccaaggagcaagtgtcttttaatttcatggctgcaatcaccatctgcagtaattttggagcccagaaaaataaagtcagccactgtgtccactgtttccccatctatttgccatgaagtgatgggactggatgccattatcttagttttctgaatgttgcactaAATTCCTCCTCAAACCATTAGGGGTTCTAGGGCCCACAGCACTCATGTAGAATGCCTCTACAAGGAAAAGAACACCAGGATCTGCTGGAATTCTTCCCACCCA encodes:
- the SERPINA1 gene encoding alpha-1-antitrypsin, coding for MALSITRGLLLLAALCCLAPISLAGVLQGHAVQETDDTSHQEAACHKIAPNLANFAFSIYHHLAHQSNTSNIFFSPVSIASAFAMLSLGAKGNTHTEILTGLGFNLTELTEAEIHKGFQHLLHTLNQPNHQLQLTTGNGLFINESAKLVDTFLEDVKNLYHSEAFSINFRDAEEAKKKINDYVEKGSHGKIVDLVKVLDPNTVFALVNYISFKGKWEKPFEVKHTTERDFHVDEQTTVKVPMMNRLGMFDLHYCDKLASWVLLLDYVGNVTACFILPDLGKLQQLEDKLNNELLAKFLEKKYASSANLHLPKLSISETYDLKTVLGDVGITEVFSNAADLSGVTKEQPLKVSKALHKAALTIDEKGTEAAGSMFLEAIPMSLPPDVEFNRPFLCILYDRNTKSPLFVGKVVNPTQA